The following proteins are encoded in a genomic region of Thalassophryne amazonica chromosome 5, fThaAma1.1, whole genome shotgun sequence:
- the isg15 gene encoding ubiquitin-like protein ISG15, giving the protein MDITITMLNGMSRTLTVDPMTTVASLKYLIHDQLGVPPDSQKLHFDNGHTTPLNDDSKPVSYYGLQHGSRVSLLVTEPKPPTVLQILVQNEKGQTKTYDVKANELVSNLKKKVQCKEGVPVDQQRLIYEGKQMEDCELLSYYNVKHLTTIQMTLRLRGGSQPCQNTECSFAYY; this is encoded by the coding sequence ATGGATATAACCATCACTATGCTGAATGGCATGTCCCGAACCCTGACTGTGGACCCGATGACCACGGTGGCCTCTCTAAAATACCTCATCCACGACCAGCTGGGAGTTCCACCTGACAGCCAGAAGCTGCactttgacaatggccacacaaCTCCTCTCAATGATGATTCGAAGCCTGTGAGCTACTACGGCCTGCAACATGGATCCAGAGTGTCTCTGCTGGTGACTGAGCCGAAGCCGCCCACTGTCCTCCAGATTTTGGTCCAAAACGAAAAGGGGCAGACCAAGACCTATGATGTCAAAGCCAATGAGCTGGTGAGCAACTTGAAGAAAAAGGTTCAGTGCAAAGAGGGGGTTCCTGTGGACCAACAGAGGCTGATTTACGAAGGCAAGCAAATGGAGGACTGTGAACTGCTGTCGTACTATAACGTCAAACATTTGACCACCATCCAGATGACGCTCCGCCTGAGAGGAGGATCTCAGCCTTGTCAAAACACTGAGTGTTCATTTGCCTACTATTAG